In the Pseudonocardia cypriaca genome, one interval contains:
- a CDS encoding class I SAM-dependent methyltransferase yields the protein MSVPSVRRPADLDIVRESYDRVADTYVEMGLGDVRAYPWLRAAMDVFADAVRELGPVLDVGCGPGAVTAYLADRGVDVSGVDLSPRMIEHARRLHPGCSFGVASATDLDLADSSLGGVLGWWSLFNLPRDVLPQVLASFARALVLGGQLIVATHVGDGEVARAEAYGGVPVEWTTYLWQPEQLAALVEEAGLRPVAELRLGADGQFGPLVVLVARRDH from the coding sequence GTGAGCGTCCCATCGGTGCGTCGTCCTGCTGATCTCGACATCGTCCGCGAGTCGTACGACCGCGTCGCGGACACCTACGTGGAAATGGGTCTGGGAGACGTCCGCGCGTACCCGTGGCTCCGAGCCGCGATGGACGTGTTCGCCGATGCGGTCCGCGAGTTGGGTCCGGTGCTCGACGTCGGGTGCGGCCCGGGCGCCGTGACGGCGTACCTGGCCGATCGCGGTGTGGACGTGTCCGGGGTGGACCTCTCGCCCCGCATGATCGAGCACGCACGCCGTCTCCACCCCGGATGCAGCTTCGGCGTGGCGTCGGCCACCGATCTCGACCTCGCCGACTCGTCGTTGGGCGGGGTGCTGGGGTGGTGGTCGTTGTTCAACCTGCCTCGCGACGTCCTGCCGCAGGTCCTGGCGTCGTTCGCCCGGGCGCTGGTGCTGGGCGGACAGCTGATCGTCGCCACGCACGTGGGGGACGGCGAGGTGGCTCGTGCCGAGGCGTACGGCGGTGTCCCGGTCGAGTGGACGACCTACCTGTGGCAACCGGAACAGCTCGCCGCGCTGGTCGAGGAGGCGGGCCTCCGACCGGTGGCCGAGCTGCGGCTCGGTGCCGACGGACAGTTCGGCCCGCTCGTGGTGCTCGTGGCTCGACGCGACCACTGA
- the sodN gene encoding superoxide dismutase, Ni, with protein MRLFARILRPRLEATAHCDLPCGVYDPAQARIEAESVKAIQEKYQGNEDAEFRTRALDIKEQRADLVKHHLWVLWTDYFKPPHFEKYPELHELFNKATKKAGGGPGGVKSSTDPATGQELLDYISQIDKIFWETKAAA; from the coding sequence ATGCGGCTTTTCGCCCGCATTCTCCGCCCGCGGCTGGAGGCCACCGCACATTGCGACCTCCCCTGCGGCGTGTACGACCCGGCGCAGGCCCGCATCGAGGCCGAGTCGGTGAAGGCGATCCAGGAGAAGTACCAGGGCAACGAGGACGCCGAGTTCCGCACGCGGGCGCTCGACATCAAGGAGCAGCGCGCGGACCTCGTGAAGCACCACCTGTGGGTGCTCTGGACCGACTACTTCAAGCCCCCGCACTTCGAGAAGTACCCGGAGCTGCACGAGCTGTTCAACAAGGCCACCAAGAAGGCGGGTGGCGGGCCCGGCGGCGTGAAGTCGTCCACGGACCCGGCCACCGGCCAGGAGCTGCTCGACTACATCTCCCAGATCGACAAGATCTTCTGGGAGACGAAGGCCGCTGCCTGA
- a CDS encoding S26 family signal peptidase has product MSDTTPGVGAQQCDEGVGVRWRRVAVRGPSMSPTLRDGDVVLVEFGARVRAGDVVLVRWAARPEQLSVKRAARPADDGWWVLGDNDHGSTDSRTLGPAAVLAVVLCRLWPRPRRFRGRS; this is encoded by the coding sequence GTGTCCGACACTACTCCCGGCGTCGGGGCGCAGCAGTGTGATGAGGGGGTGGGTGTGCGCTGGCGGAGGGTGGCCGTGCGGGGGCCGTCGATGTCGCCGACGCTGCGGGACGGGGACGTGGTGCTCGTGGAGTTCGGTGCGCGGGTCCGGGCCGGGGACGTCGTGCTGGTGCGCTGGGCGGCGCGCCCGGAGCAGCTGTCGGTGAAGCGGGCCGCGCGGCCGGCGGACGACGGCTGGTGGGTGCTCGGCGACAACGACCACGGTTCGACCGACTCCCGCACGCTCGGGCCGGCCGCGGTGCTGGCCGTGGTGCTGTGCCGGCTGTGGCCCCGCCCCCGGCGGTTCCGCGGCCGCTCCTGA
- a CDS encoding NAD(P)-dependent malic enzyme: MTIAGERTIPTREEIFAAHGGGKLGTALTAPLANARDLAVAYTPGVAEVSRAIAADPGLAARYTWTNRLVAVVSDGTAVLGLGDIGPRAALPVMEGKSALFKAFADLDSIPLVLDTTDVDEIVEALVRLRPSFGAVNLEDVSAPRCFELERRLVEALDCPVMHDDQHGTAIVLLAALRGACAVQGRELDGLRVVISGAGAAGVACARILLAAGVRDVVVLDSRGVLDPGRGGEKAAVAALTNPRGVTGGLAEALDGADVFVGLSSAKVPEELLARMAREAIVFALSNPDPEVHPDVARRHAAIVATGRSDFPNQINNVLAFPGVFRGALDAGARRITEEMKLAAAEAIFSVAREELSADAIVPSPFDPRVALAVSSAVAAAAPESAVTH; encoded by the coding sequence GTGACCATCGCTGGAGAACGCACCATCCCCACCCGCGAGGAGATCTTCGCCGCGCACGGCGGGGGCAAGCTGGGCACCGCGCTCACCGCCCCGCTGGCGAACGCGCGCGACCTCGCCGTCGCCTACACGCCCGGCGTCGCGGAGGTCAGCCGCGCCATCGCGGCCGACCCCGGTCTCGCCGCCCGCTACACCTGGACCAACCGCCTCGTCGCCGTCGTGAGCGACGGCACCGCCGTGCTCGGGCTCGGGGACATCGGCCCGCGCGCAGCGCTGCCCGTGATGGAGGGCAAGTCCGCGCTGTTCAAGGCGTTCGCGGACCTGGACTCGATCCCGCTCGTGCTGGACACCACCGACGTCGACGAGATCGTCGAGGCGCTCGTGCGGCTGCGTCCGAGCTTCGGCGCGGTGAACCTCGAGGACGTCTCGGCGCCGCGGTGCTTCGAGCTGGAGCGGCGGCTCGTCGAGGCGCTCGACTGCCCCGTCATGCACGACGACCAGCACGGCACCGCGATCGTGCTGCTGGCCGCGCTGCGCGGCGCGTGCGCGGTGCAGGGCCGGGAGCTCGACGGGCTGCGCGTCGTCATCTCGGGGGCGGGAGCCGCGGGAGTGGCGTGTGCCCGGATCCTGCTCGCCGCGGGCGTGCGCGACGTCGTCGTCCTCGACTCGCGCGGCGTGCTCGACCCCGGGCGCGGCGGGGAGAAGGCCGCGGTGGCCGCGCTCACCAACCCGCGCGGTGTGACCGGTGGCCTCGCCGAGGCCCTCGACGGCGCCGACGTGTTCGTGGGCCTGTCGAGCGCGAAGGTGCCCGAGGAGCTGCTGGCGCGGATGGCGCGGGAGGCGATCGTCTTCGCCCTGTCCAACCCCGACCCCGAGGTGCACCCGGACGTCGCGAGGCGGCACGCCGCCATCGTCGCCACCGGCCGCAGCGACTTCCCGAACCAGATCAACAACGTGCTCGCGTTCCCCGGCGTGTTCCGCGGGGCGCTCGACGCGGGCGCCCGGCGCATCACGGAGGAGATGAAGCTCGCCGCGGCGGAGGCCATCTTCTCCGTGGCGCGCGAGGAGCTCTCGGCCGACGCGATCGTTCCGAGCCCGTTCGACCCGCGAGTCGCCCTAGCCGTTTCGTCAGCTGTCGCCGCAGCGGCCCCCGAGTCGGCCGTTACGCACTGA
- a CDS encoding EAL domain-containing protein: protein MRELGHRLGDGPVVEPPIQPHSGSDAVLRADLHRERYAALGAEVHPEAARFASTLARAVSEPPERDRVPAVPLPAEPALLHDHDGRVVRANEALAALAGASDTAALVGARMHRLLVGPDQDTRLVRADGRLVPVRAVRWPLPGVDLTGVVIVERDAAPGVDPVWVAELERLARIGTWSFDLATSALERSETLHELYGSVGIDPDGAGSQPIEAEQVAVLCAELRAGNTTADHHVELQLPGDRMLSCRAQVERGPDGTPLRLIGVVHDVSAERVSRFRVERSGRRFADLMALVPVGVALLDPAGRVVDANEGMCALLDVPLERLRGTAATALSADDAPAGGAAQPEWLRPVPRGARHGYRVDSAPLRRADGTTVWCELAVSVTEADDGGFLWLVTCTDVSDRRRAAELLRSAGTVDELTRLPNRAAGLELVDRLLAGADRERVAVVCGDLDDFARVNSSLGHDAGDDLLVSLAGRLQRELPFGCTAARLGADEFVVICADHAEVGGPDLLARTVADLLRTTITVHGRPVQMTATVGLATPVPTGEVRAADLLRFAEAAMHDAKRRQARGGIGIATDGVVSSATKALELEAELRAAIAADGLVLDYQPVVAPDGTMISAEALVRWPHPERGLIPPSDFLPVAQRSGLLRELDLWVLRAATREAAAWPEYRGRRCAVAVNLAGLLPGDPGFRAAVSDAVSDAGLEWDRLVLELVETSLVALPPHALAAMAELTERGVRFAVDDFGTGYSSLARLKELPAQTVKVDRAFVTGIADDPADFAVARAVVDMARAMGRTTVAEGVETAEQFHVLRGIGVDAYQGWLFSRPVRGEGVREVLARGRLATPASAARSSRV from the coding sequence GTGAGAGAGCTCGGACACCGCCTCGGCGACGGCCCGGTGGTCGAGCCACCGATCCAGCCGCACAGCGGGTCCGACGCCGTACTGCGAGCGGACCTGCACCGCGAGCGGTACGCCGCGCTCGGTGCCGAGGTGCATCCGGAGGCGGCGCGCTTCGCCTCCACGCTGGCCCGAGCCGTCTCGGAGCCGCCGGAACGGGATCGGGTGCCGGCCGTCCCGCTCCCGGCGGAGCCTGCGCTCCTGCACGACCACGACGGCCGGGTCGTGCGCGCAAACGAGGCGCTCGCCGCCCTCGCGGGGGCCTCGGACACCGCGGCCCTCGTCGGTGCCCGGATGCACCGGCTGCTCGTCGGCCCGGACCAGGACACGCGGCTGGTGCGCGCGGACGGGAGGCTCGTGCCCGTCCGCGCCGTGCGCTGGCCGCTGCCGGGCGTCGACCTGACCGGTGTCGTGATCGTCGAGCGGGACGCCGCACCGGGCGTCGACCCGGTCTGGGTGGCCGAGCTGGAGCGGCTGGCCCGGATCGGGACCTGGTCCTTCGACCTCGCGACGTCCGCGCTCGAGCGCAGCGAGACGCTCCACGAGCTCTACGGCTCGGTCGGGATCGACCCGGACGGTGCAGGCTCCCAGCCCATCGAGGCCGAGCAGGTGGCCGTGCTGTGCGCGGAGCTGCGCGCCGGGAACACCACCGCCGACCACCACGTCGAGCTGCAGCTGCCGGGCGACCGCATGCTGAGCTGCCGGGCGCAGGTGGAGCGTGGCCCGGACGGCACCCCGCTGCGACTGATCGGTGTCGTGCACGACGTGAGCGCGGAGCGGGTCTCGAGGTTCCGGGTCGAGCGTTCCGGGCGGCGCTTCGCCGACCTGATGGCGCTCGTGCCCGTCGGGGTCGCGCTGCTGGACCCGGCGGGCCGCGTCGTGGACGCCAACGAGGGCATGTGCGCGCTGCTGGACGTCCCGCTCGAACGGCTGCGCGGCACCGCGGCCACCGCCCTCTCCGCAGACGACGCCCCCGCGGGCGGGGCAGCGCAGCCGGAATGGCTGCGCCCGGTGCCCCGGGGGGCACGCCACGGCTACCGGGTCGACAGCGCTCCGCTGCGCCGCGCCGACGGCACGACGGTGTGGTGCGAACTGGCCGTCTCCGTGACCGAGGCGGACGACGGCGGCTTCCTGTGGCTCGTGACCTGCACCGACGTCTCCGACCGGCGCCGGGCAGCCGAGCTGCTGCGCAGCGCCGGCACGGTGGACGAGCTCACCCGCCTGCCCAACCGGGCCGCCGGGCTCGAGCTCGTGGACCGGCTGCTGGCCGGGGCTGACCGGGAGCGGGTCGCCGTGGTGTGCGGCGACCTCGACGACTTCGCCCGCGTCAACTCCTCCCTCGGGCACGACGCCGGGGACGACCTGCTCGTGTCGCTCGCCGGACGCCTGCAGCGCGAGCTGCCGTTCGGGTGCACCGCGGCGCGGCTGGGTGCCGACGAGTTCGTCGTGATCTGCGCGGACCACGCCGAGGTCGGCGGCCCCGACCTGCTCGCGCGGACGGTCGCCGACCTGCTGCGCACCACGATCACCGTGCACGGCCGCCCGGTCCAGATGACGGCGACGGTCGGGCTCGCCACCCCCGTGCCGACCGGCGAGGTGCGGGCCGCCGACCTGCTGCGCTTCGCCGAGGCCGCGATGCACGACGCCAAGCGCCGGCAGGCGCGGGGCGGCATCGGGATCGCCACCGACGGCGTGGTCAGCTCCGCCACCAAGGCCCTCGAGCTGGAGGCGGAGCTGCGAGCGGCGATCGCGGCCGACGGCCTCGTGCTCGACTACCAGCCCGTGGTGGCTCCGGACGGCACGATGATCTCGGCGGAGGCGCTCGTGCGCTGGCCGCACCCGGAGCGCGGGCTGATCCCGCCGTCCGACTTCCTGCCGGTGGCGCAGCGCAGCGGCCTGCTGCGCGAGCTCGACCTGTGGGTGTTGCGGGCGGCCACCCGCGAGGCGGCGGCGTGGCCCGAGTACCGCGGCCGCCGGTGCGCGGTCGCCGTCAACCTGGCCGGGCTGCTGCCCGGCGACCCGGGGTTCCGCGCCGCCGTGAGCGACGCCGTGTCTGATGCCGGGCTCGAGTGGGACCGGCTCGTGCTCGAGCTCGTCGAGACCAGCCTCGTCGCACTCCCGCCGCACGCGCTCGCCGCCATGGCCGAGCTCACCGAGCGCGGCGTGCGGTTCGCGGTCGACGACTTCGGCACCGGCTACTCGTCACTCGCCCGGCTGAAGGAGCTGCCGGCGCAGACTGTCAAGGTCGACCGCGCCTTCGTCACGGGCATCGCCGACGACCCGGCCGACTTCGCCGTGGCCCGCGCCGTCGTGGACATGGCGCGCGCGATGGGCCGCACCACGGTGGCGGAGGGCGTGGAGACCGCCGAGCAGTTCCACGTGCTGCGCGGCATCGGCGTGGACGCCTACCAGGGCTGGCTGTTCTCCCGCCCCGTGCGCGGGGAGGGCGTGCGCGAGGTGCTCGCCCGCGGGAGGCTCGCGACGCCGGCGTCCGCCGCCCGCTCCAGCCGCGTCTGA
- a CDS encoding ABC transporter ATP-binding protein: MIEFRGVTKRFPDGTVAVDNLDLVVEAGGITVFVGPSGCGKTTSLRMINRMIEPTEGKITVDGRDVAATDAAELRRGIGYVIQQAGLFPHRTILDNIATVPLLLGWSKAKARSRAAELMEIVGLAREMAGRYPAQLSGGQQQRVGVARALAADPPILLMDEPFSAVDPIVRESLQDELLRLQSELGKTIVFVTHDIDEAIKLGDKVAVLRVGGVLAQYDQPGQLLARPVDDFVDNFVGRDRGYRGLGFLSSDAVPIGELPTVALGEPVPDDDAWVLVVDSEQHPQGWLNGAERNGAAVVEADHLVPGGSLYDIGSGSLRSALDAALSSPSGVGVAIDGDGAVVGSVTAGDVLAVVDAVREHEAAA, from the coding sequence GTGATCGAGTTCCGGGGCGTGACCAAGCGCTTCCCCGACGGCACGGTCGCCGTCGACAACCTCGACCTCGTCGTCGAGGCAGGTGGGATCACGGTCTTCGTCGGGCCGTCCGGCTGCGGCAAGACCACGTCGCTGCGGATGATCAACCGCATGATCGAGCCCACGGAGGGCAAGATCACAGTCGACGGGCGCGACGTCGCCGCCACCGATGCCGCGGAGCTGCGCCGCGGCATCGGCTACGTCATCCAGCAGGCGGGCCTGTTCCCGCACCGCACCATCCTCGACAACATCGCCACCGTCCCGCTGCTGCTCGGCTGGAGCAAGGCGAAGGCCCGCTCGCGCGCCGCGGAGCTGATGGAGATCGTCGGCCTCGCGCGCGAGATGGCAGGGCGCTACCCCGCGCAGCTGTCCGGCGGGCAGCAGCAGCGCGTCGGCGTGGCCCGCGCACTGGCCGCCGACCCGCCGATCCTGCTGATGGACGAGCCGTTCAGCGCGGTCGACCCGATCGTGCGCGAGAGCCTGCAGGACGAGCTGCTGCGCCTGCAGTCCGAGCTGGGCAAGACCATCGTGTTCGTCACCCACGACATCGACGAGGCCATCAAGCTGGGCGACAAGGTCGCCGTGCTGCGCGTCGGAGGGGTGCTCGCCCAGTACGACCAGCCCGGCCAGCTGCTCGCCCGCCCGGTCGACGACTTCGTCGACAACTTCGTCGGCCGCGACCGCGGCTACCGCGGCCTCGGCTTCCTGTCGTCCGACGCCGTCCCGATCGGCGAGCTGCCCACCGTCGCGCTGGGCGAGCCGGTGCCAGACGACGACGCATGGGTGCTCGTCGTCGACTCCGAGCAGCACCCGCAGGGGTGGCTCAACGGCGCCGAACGCAACGGCGCCGCCGTCGTCGAGGCCGACCACCTCGTTCCGGGCGGCTCGCTCTACGACATCGGGAGCGGGTCGCTACGCAGCGCGCTCGACGCGGCGCTCTCCTCGCCGTCGGGGGTCGGTGTCGCCATCGACGGCGACGGCGCGGTCGTGGGTTCGGTCACCGCAGGCGACGTCCTCGCGGTCGTGGACGCGGTCCGCGAGCACGAGGCGGCCGCGTGA
- a CDS encoding ABC transporter permease has translation MIWSWIPGNADRILALLVEHLRLALIPIVAGLVLSVPLGWLANRYPLARAILVPAAGVLYTIPSLTLFVVLPGILGTRILSEINIIVALTIYTVALLVRTIADALAAVPGLVIAAATAMGYRPARRFLDIELPLAIPVLVAGLRVATVSSISLVSVGALIGVGGLGEFFTEGFQLQFPTEIIVGVALIVLLALAGDAVLLVIGRILTPWNRQAAGGGT, from the coding sequence GTGATCTGGAGCTGGATCCCCGGCAACGCCGACCGGATCCTCGCGCTCCTGGTCGAGCACCTGAGGCTGGCGCTGATCCCGATCGTGGCGGGCCTCGTGCTCTCCGTCCCGCTCGGCTGGCTGGCCAACCGGTACCCGCTCGCCAGGGCGATCCTCGTGCCGGCGGCGGGTGTGCTCTACACGATCCCGTCGCTCACGCTGTTCGTCGTGCTGCCCGGCATCCTCGGCACCCGGATCCTGTCCGAGATCAACATCATCGTCGCGCTCACCATCTACACGGTCGCGCTGCTCGTGCGCACCATCGCCGACGCGCTCGCCGCCGTGCCCGGCCTCGTGATCGCGGCGGCCACCGCGATGGGGTACCGGCCGGCGCGCCGGTTCCTCGACATCGAGCTGCCGCTGGCGATCCCGGTGCTCGTCGCAGGCCTGCGGGTCGCCACGGTGTCGAGCATCAGCCTGGTCAGCGTCGGCGCCCTCATCGGGGTCGGCGGGCTGGGCGAGTTCTTCACGGAGGGCTTCCAGCTGCAGTTCCCCACGGAGATCATCGTCGGCGTCGCGCTGATCGTGCTCCTCGCGCTGGCGGGTGATGCCGTGCTGCTCGTGATCGGCCGGATCCTCACGCCCTGGAAC